CAGGCGTCATCGGCAAGGCACCGATATTCACGGCATGGGCGAGCTGGTTGAGATTGTTGGCCAGGTGCGAGCGCCCGAGCAGGGCAAGGACCTGCGCCAGGGCCGTGCGATCTTCCACGGCAAGACCGGTGCGCCGTGTACGGATCGGCAGGGTATCCCCCAGCACTTTCGTCTTGATGTAAGCGCCGAGCGGCGCGCCTGCGGCCTCAATAGCCAAGCGGGCGCGGTCATCCACGCTCAGGCGCAGGCAGAAGGGAGCCGAACGCTTTTTCTTCGGCTTCGCAGCCGGTTTGCGGTAAACTTGTTCGGCAGTAGCGGGGTTGAATGTCTCGGTCAGGGACATGGCGGCACCGGAGGCTTGCTAGGCCTCAGGTGCTCAAGCTGGGTGTTCCAGTCGGCTAAAACCTCGAACAACTGGTTCGACATTTCACCATCAAGGCGCGCCAATTTGGCATTGTACAACAAGTACTTAGCCTTAGCCTGCACTTGCTTCATGGGCTTCATGGCTGAGCGGCGTAAGCACTGCGGACCTCGAATCCAAGCTCACCATGTCGCTACATTCCGCAGATTTACGGCAAAACTCGAATTTGCAGCGGATAAGCATCAAGAACGAAGGTTGAGCGCTGCCCACGAAGGCAGCACCCTGATTGGGGGCACCTCGGGCCCGAAACTGGACCTTGGCTTAGGCACCTAGGCCCGCGTCGGACAGCGACATATGCTGCGGAATGGGTGCTTCTCGTTTGAGCTAGCTCAACGAGGCTGTTGAGCATGCCGTGCATAAGAGAGGTCGCGCCACGCAGATCCGGAGCAAATTCGATGACGAATACGCACCGACGGCAGGAGGATTATGATCTCCTGACGCTCGCGACCAGAACGATCCCTCGTTACACATCCTATCCAACCGCTCCCCAGTTCACCGCCGACGTCGACGCCGCGACGTTTGGCGGCTGGCTGGACCTGGAAGCGAAGCGTGGCGACCCGGTCTCGATCTACCTCCACGTCCCCTTCTGCAGGTCGATCTGCAATTACTGTGGCTGCACGACGAAGGCGGCGCTTCGCGACGATCCCGTCCGAGCCTATGCCGAAGTGCTCAAGGACGAAATCCGACTGGTGGGGGCCACGACCGAACGCATCGCCGTATCGCACCTGCACTGGGGTGGAGGCACGCCGAACATTCTGCCACCGGACTGCATGGCTGAGCTGGTCGGTCTGCTTTCCGAGACGTTCCGTTTCACGGACGACATGGAGCATGCGATCGAACTCGATCCACGGCACGTCACACAGGAAGGCATGGCGCGCCTCTCCGGCCTTGGCGTGAACCGGGTCAGCCTCGGCGTGCAGACGCTCGATGACCGT
The Mesorhizobium australicum genome window above contains:
- a CDS encoding plasmid mobilization relaxosome protein MobC, whose protein sequence is MSLTETFNPATAEQVYRKPAAKPKKKRSAPFCLRLSVDDRARLAIEAAGAPLGAYIKTKVLGDTLPIRTRRTGLAVEDRTALAQVLALLGRSHLANNLNQLAHAVNIGALPMTPETEAELFAALRDVRDLRRLLLAALGLKPEAVQ